From Microbacterium sp. LWH11-1.2, one genomic window encodes:
- a CDS encoding GAP family protein: MELFGGLPLPLSLALLALIDGLSVGTLLIPVFLLLNPGRVRAGRILLYLATIAAFYLVVGLLFLWGLVNLVDVAADFLASPAGLITRLVVGAALLITAFVMPTGTKVETRSASAVISAPASGSVAPRISPWTGMPVRDAEAEDRPAPQPGRITRWRERLLDPRTRGTAVMAVAVAAGLVEVATMLPYIVAMTMLADAGVGTPLRVLSLVGYCALMVLPAVVLLILRLVAAPLVQRPLERFAAWMERTGAENTAWIIGIIGFLIARSAATELGIFDALSRLGG; encoded by the coding sequence ATGGAACTGTTCGGCGGACTCCCGCTTCCCCTCTCCCTGGCCCTCCTGGCACTGATCGACGGCCTCAGCGTCGGGACCCTGCTCATCCCGGTGTTCCTCCTGCTCAATCCGGGCCGTGTCCGGGCGGGACGCATCCTCCTCTACCTGGCGACGATCGCGGCGTTCTACCTCGTGGTCGGACTCCTCTTCCTGTGGGGCCTCGTGAATCTGGTCGATGTGGCCGCGGACTTCCTCGCGTCGCCCGCGGGGCTGATCACGCGCCTGGTCGTGGGGGCCGCGCTGCTCATCACCGCGTTCGTGATGCCCACCGGCACGAAGGTCGAGACACGATCGGCATCGGCCGTCATATCAGCCCCGGCGTCGGGGAGCGTCGCTCCGCGGATCTCCCCGTGGACCGGCATGCCCGTCCGCGACGCGGAGGCCGAGGATCGGCCGGCGCCGCAGCCGGGTCGGATCACCCGCTGGCGCGAGCGCCTGCTCGACCCTCGCACCCGCGGCACCGCGGTGATGGCGGTCGCGGTCGCCGCCGGTCTTGTCGAGGTCGCGACGATGCTCCCCTACATCGTCGCGATGACCATGCTGGCGGATGCCGGCGTCGGCACGCCGCTTCGGGTGCTGTCGCTCGTCGGCTACTGCGCACTGATGGTCCTCCCGGCCGTCGTGCTGCTCATCCTCCGACTTGTCGCCGCTCCGCTGGTGCAGCGGCCGCTCGAACGGTTCGCCGCCTGGATGGAGCGCACCGGCGCAGAGAACACCGCGTGGATCATCGGCATCATCGGCTTCCTCATCGCGCGCTCCGCAGCCACCGAGCTCGGGATCTTCGACGCCCTGTCCCGGCTCGGCGGCTGA
- a CDS encoding histidine kinase, producing MKTMQEATAERIRTWSRARRPLIDAVLIGLFCVLSAALGFSGVWSIFSLLDADVSPWWTLATALPGCIAVLLKRRFPILSLVAAAVLFTVDLLTIGGLGPVIILLDVLWTAAFVASPRMRTRLLIASAVAVVTMFFGALALSDASVPVAFLVAVQFGAFVGTDYWWAVAVSQANELAELHRQRADDAAAVAEREQAEAVQRERETMARELHDVVAGHVMAMAIRAEAALATAPDPVTDRDALQAVRDAGLDAHGALRSMISVLRRGDGAFSSTPGWTDLEGIVDEARRAGLGIRFSATDVEGVGGAAEQAVVRVVREALANGIRHASGADVDVAIEVVDTDVRVLVRSRGGVAHAAATHGGQGWGLQMLRERVEALGGVFAAGPESDGWSVAARIPVEVRP from the coding sequence ATGAAGACCATGCAGGAGGCGACGGCGGAGCGGATCCGCACCTGGTCCCGAGCGCGCCGCCCCCTGATCGATGCGGTCCTCATCGGACTGTTCTGCGTGCTGAGTGCCGCGCTCGGCTTCAGCGGCGTCTGGAGCATCTTCTCGCTCCTCGACGCCGACGTCTCGCCGTGGTGGACGCTGGCGACGGCCCTTCCGGGCTGCATCGCCGTCCTCCTGAAGCGGCGCTTCCCGATCCTCTCGCTGGTCGCGGCGGCCGTCCTGTTCACGGTCGACCTGCTGACGATCGGCGGGCTCGGGCCCGTGATCATCCTGCTCGACGTGCTGTGGACCGCGGCCTTCGTCGCCTCACCCCGCATGCGTACCCGACTGCTCATCGCCAGTGCGGTCGCGGTGGTCACGATGTTCTTCGGCGCGCTGGCCCTGTCGGACGCCTCCGTCCCGGTGGCCTTCCTGGTGGCGGTGCAGTTCGGCGCCTTCGTCGGCACCGACTACTGGTGGGCGGTCGCGGTCTCGCAGGCGAACGAGCTCGCGGAGCTCCATCGGCAGCGCGCCGATGATGCGGCCGCCGTCGCCGAACGGGAGCAGGCGGAGGCCGTGCAGCGCGAACGCGAGACCATGGCGAGGGAGCTGCACGACGTCGTCGCCGGTCATGTGATGGCGATGGCCATCCGCGCCGAGGCCGCGCTGGCGACCGCTCCGGATCCGGTCACCGACCGCGATGCGCTGCAGGCCGTGCGCGACGCCGGTCTCGACGCTCATGGCGCGCTGCGCTCGATGATCTCGGTGCTCCGCCGGGGCGACGGCGCGTTCTCCTCCACTCCCGGATGGACCGACCTCGAGGGCATCGTCGACGAGGCGAGGCGCGCGGGTCTCGGCATCCGCTTCTCTGCGACGGACGTCGAGGGCGTGGGAGGCGCCGCCGAGCAGGCCGTCGTGCGGGTCGTGAGAGAGGCCCTGGCCAACGGCATCCGACATGCGAGCGGAGCGGACGTGGACGTCGCGATCGAGGTCGTGGACACCGATGTGCGAGTGCTCGTGCGGTCGCGCGGCGGAGTCGCCCACGCCGCGGCCACGCACGGCGGCCAGGGATGGGGACTGCAGATGCTCCGCGAGCGGGTGGAAGCGCTGGGCGGCGTCTTCGCCGCCGGCCCCGAGTCCGACGGATGGTCGGTCGCCGCCCGCATCCCGGTCGAGGTGCGCCCGTGA
- a CDS encoding response regulator transcription factor, whose translation MNAPTVLLADDHGAIRTGLRIMLEAHGISVVGEAADGDVAVRNAAALRPDVVLMDLRMPGRDGISATREIVERGLGDVLVLTSFDEDDLVLGAISAGAVGFLLKTVDAPALAAAVRAVAAGEGALDPRVTRRALAAVARSAATPTAPRTEPGDRPELTAREQEILEGILQGWSNAQLAERLHISVPTVKTHVSNVLAKLGARSRSHAAALVRRRDA comes from the coding sequence GTGAACGCGCCCACGGTGCTTCTGGCCGACGACCACGGTGCGATCCGGACGGGTCTGCGCATCATGCTGGAGGCGCACGGCATCTCCGTCGTCGGAGAGGCGGCGGACGGAGACGTCGCGGTGCGGAACGCGGCGGCGTTGCGACCGGATGTGGTGCTGATGGACCTGCGGATGCCGGGTCGGGACGGGATCTCCGCCACTCGGGAGATCGTCGAGCGGGGCCTCGGTGACGTGCTGGTGCTGACGAGCTTCGATGAGGACGATCTCGTGCTCGGTGCGATCAGCGCCGGTGCCGTGGGCTTCCTGCTGAAGACGGTCGACGCTCCGGCGCTCGCCGCGGCGGTGCGTGCGGTGGCCGCCGGGGAGGGCGCCCTGGATCCTCGTGTGACCCGCAGGGCGCTCGCCGCCGTCGCGCGGAGCGCCGCGACACCGACCGCGCCGAGAACGGAGCCGGGCGATCGGCCGGAGCTGACGGCGCGCGAGCAGGAGATCCTCGAGGGCATCCTGCAGGGGTGGTCGAACGCCCAGCTCGCCGAGCGCCTGCACATCTCGGTGCCCACGGTGAAGACGCACGTGTCGAACGTGCTGGCCAAGCTCGGTGCGCGCAGTCGCTCCCACGCGGCGGCGCTCGTCCGTCGCCGCGACGCGTGA